One genomic window of Columba livia isolate bColLiv1 breed racing homer chromosome 9, bColLiv1.pat.W.v2, whole genome shotgun sequence includes the following:
- the MAP3K13 gene encoding mitogen-activated protein kinase kinase kinase 13 isoform X1, with protein sequence MHTHGIMASTQERLSLSSSPNSMGKAFCEDKDFSRLHDEPTGNHLSPELIEDVREKGLLQTDLMENVSSPVTAAVLTSISEDSRDQFENSVLQLREQDESETAIPQGNRSAMDGESNGGADDVKVQFNRSGSGSGGFLEGLFGCLRPVWNIIGKAYSTDYKLQQQDTWEVPFEEISELQWLGSGAQGAVFLGKFRAEEVAIKKVRDQNETDIKHLRKLKHPNIIAFKGVCTQAPCYCIIMEYCAHGQLYEVLRAGRKVTPRLLVDWSTGIASGMNYLHLHKIIHRDLKSPNVLVTHTDAVKISDFGTSKELSDKSTKMSFAGTVAWMAPEVIRNEPVSEKVDIWSFGVVLWELLTGEIPYKDVDSSAIIWGVGSNSLHLPVPSTCPDGFKILMKQTWQSKPRNRPSFRQTLMHLDIASADVLATPQETYFKSQAEWREEVKKHFEKIKSEGTCIHRLDEELIRRRREELRHALDIREHYERKLERANNLYMELSAIMLQLEVREKELIKREQAVEKKYPGTYKRHPVRPIIHPNTVEKLMKRKGVSHKPGSQTKRPDLLKSEGIPSTEAASNSSPVSGSPKMSTPSGKTRYRSKPRHRRGNSKGSYNDFAGILKNQPAQDDASPPPPPNHSHHPGVPQQHPHGHHSRLHAHGQDIANCANNLRYFGPAAALRSPLSNHAQRRMSGSSPDLISAAMEADCRRSLESEESKADRWECCETDPYNSCLQCREEDSGQVQMSSVETGMSHSQSPAPASLYENAQFIEKLEEEEAFGTAAAALGSPQHGASSVLPCKARPLQKSGDDSSEEEEGEVDSEVEFPRRQRPHRCISSCQSYSTFSSENFSVSDGEEGNTSDHSNSPDELAAKLEDELAEKLEDMLSQTPEIPIEISTQSDGLSDKECAVRRVKTQMSLGKLCADEHSCENPAQFGESDCDSSEGECSDATVRTNKPCSSATWKRRCFSSPPQE encoded by the exons ATGCACACTCACGGCATCATGGCCAGCACTCAGGAGCGCCTGAGCTTGTCTTCCTCTCCAAACTCAATGGGCAAAGCTTTCTGTGAAGATAAAGACTTTAGTAGGTTACACGATGAACCTACTGGGAACCACCTGTCCCCCGAGCTCATAGAGGACGTGCGCGAGAAGGGCTTGCTGCAGACGGACCTCATGGAGAACGTGAGCAGCCCGGTGACGGCCGCCGTGCTGACCAGCATCAGCGAGGACTCCAGGGACCAGTTTGAGAACAGCGTGCTGCAGCTGCGGGAGCAGGACGAGTCGGAAACAGCCATTCCTCAGGGCAACAGGAGCGCTATGGACGGGGAGAGCAACGGCGGGGCGGATGACGTTAAAGTCCAGTTCAACCGGTCGGGCAGTGGGAGCGGTGGGTTTCTTGAGGGACTTTTCGGTTGTCTGAGGCCTGTGTGGAACATCATAGGCAAGGCTTACTCCACAGACTACAAACTGCAGCAGCAAG ATACGTGGGAGGTGCCGTTCGAGGAGATCTCGGAGCTGCAGTGGCTGGGCAGCGGCGCGCAGGGAGCCGTGTTCCTGGGCAAGTTCCGCGCCGAGGAGGTGGCCATCAAGAAAGTGAGGGATCAGAATGAAACCGACATCAAGCACCTGCGGAAGCTCAAGCACCCAAACATCATCGCCTTCAA GGGAGTTTGCACGCAAGCCCCGTGCTACTGCATCATCATGGAGTACTGCGCGCACGGGCAGCTCTACGAAGTGCTGCGAGCGGGGCGGAAAGTCACCCCGCGGCTGCTGGTGGACTGGTCCACTGGGATTGCCAGCGGCATGAATTACCTGCACCTTCACAAAATCATCCATCGCGACCTCAAGTCACCAAA TGTTTTAGTTACGCACACAGATGCAGTAAAAATTTCGGATTTTGGTACATCTAAAGAGCTCAGCGATAAAAGTACCAAAATGTCTTTTGCGGGAACTGTGGCTTGGATGGCCCCGGAGGTGATACGCAATGAGCCTGTCTCTGAAAAGGTGGATATCTG GTCATTTGGGGTCGTTTTGTGGGAGTTGCTCACCGGAGAGATTCCATACAAAGATGTGGACTCTTCGGCCATCATTTGGGGAGTGGGCAGCAACAGCCTCCACCTTCCCGTCCCTTCTACCTGCCCCGATGGCTTCAAAATCCTCATGAAGCAGACCTG GCAGAGCAAACCCCGGAACCGTCCCTCTTTCCGGCAGACACTGATGCACCTGGATATCGCATCTGCTGACGTGCTGGCCACTCCTCAGGAAACCTATTTCAAATCCCAG GCTGAATGGAGAGAAGAAGTGAAGAAGCACTTTGAGAAAATTAAAAGTGAAGGAACTTGTATCCACCGGCTAGATGAAGAATTGATTCGGCGTCGAAGAGAAGAGCTGAG ACATGCACTGGATATCCGCGAACACTATGAGAGGAAGCTGGAGCGAGCCAACAACTTGTACATGGAGCTCAGCGCGATCATGCTGCAGCTGGAGGTCCGAGAGAAGGAGCTCATCAA GAGGGAACAAGCAGTGGAAAAGAAATACCCCGGGACTTACAAACGCCACCCGGTCAGACCAATAATCCACCCCAACACAGTGGAGAAGCTGATGAAGAGGAAAGGGGTCTCCCATAAACCAGGCAGCCAGACTAAACG GCCAGATCTGCTCAAGTCAGAGGGCATACCCAGCACAGAAGCAGCATCCAACAGCTCCCCAGTCTCAGGAAGTCCCAAAATGTCGACGCCGAGTGGCAAAACCCGCTACCGCAGCAAGCCCCGCCACCGCCGAGGGAACAGCAAAGGCAGCTACAACGATTTCGCAGGGATCTTGAAAAACCAGCCAGCACAGGACGATGCATCCCCGCCTCCACCTCCTAATCATTCTCATCACCCCGGTGTACCGCAGCAGCATCCCCACGGCCATCACTCGCGGCTCCATGCCCATGGACAAGATATCGCCAACTGCGCAAACAACTTACGGTACTTTGGCCCCGCAGCCGCGCTGCGGAGCCCCCTCAGTAACCACGCGCAGAGGCGGATGTCGGGGTCCAGCCCCGATCTCATCTCCGCCGCCATGGAAGCGGATTGCCGGCGCAGCCTGGAGAGCGAAGAGAGCAAAGCCGATCGTTGGGAGTGTTGTGAAACAGATCCGTACAACTCCTGCCTGCAGTGCAGGGAAGAGGACAGTGGTCAGGTACAGATGTCGTCTGTTGAGACGGGGATGAGCCATTCTCAGTCGCCAGCGCCCGCTTCCCTGTATGAAAACGCGCAGTTCATTgagaagctggaggaggaggaagcgtTTGGCACGGCAGCGGCTGCGCTCGGCTCTCCCCAGCACGGGGCTTCCTCAGTGCTGCCTTGCAAAGCAAGACCCCTTCAAAAG AGCGGTGACGACTCTTCGGAGGAGGAAGAGGGCGAAGTAGACAGTGAAGTGGAGTTTCCTCGTAGGCAAAG ACCTCACCGCTGCATCAGTAGCTGCCAGTCCTACTCAACCTTCAGCTCGGAGAACTTCTCCGTGTCTGATGGAGAGGAGGGGAACACGAGTGACCATTCAAACAGCCCAGATGAGCTGGCGGCCAAGCTGGAAGATGAGCTGGCTGAGAAGCTGGAGGACATGCTGTCCCAGACTCCAGAGATCCCCATTGAAATCTCCACCCAGTCTGACGGGCTTTCAGACAAAGAGTGTGCTGTGCGGAGAGTCAAGACTCAGATGTCTCTGGGCAAGCTTTGTGCGGATGAACACAGCTGCGAG aacCCAGCACAGTTTGGAGAATCAGACTGTGACTCTTCTGAAGGGGAGTGTTCTGATGCCACGGTCAGGACCAATaagccctgcagctctgctaCTTG GAAGAGAAGATgcttctcctccccaccccaggAGTGA
- the MAP3K13 gene encoding mitogen-activated protein kinase kinase kinase 13 isoform X2, which translates to MHTHGIMASTQERLSLSSSPNSMGKAFCEDKDFSRLHDEPTGNHLSPELIEDVREKGLLQTDLMENVSSPVTAAVLTSISEDSRDQFENSVLQLREQDESETAIPQGNRSAMDGESNGGADDVKVQFNRSGSGSGGFLEGLFGCLRPVWNIIGKAYSTDYKLQQQDTWEVPFEEISELQWLGSGAQGAVFLGKFRAEEVAIKKVRDQNETDIKHLRKLKHPNIIAFKGVCTQAPCYCIIMEYCAHGQLYEVLRAGRKVTPRLLVDWSTGIASGMNYLHLHKIIHRDLKSPNVLVTHTDAVKISDFGTSKELSDKSTKMSFAGTVAWMAPEVIRNEPVSEKVDIWSFGVVLWELLTGEIPYKDVDSSAIIWGVGSNSLHLPVPSTCPDGFKILMKQTWQSKPRNRPSFRQTLMHLDIASADVLATPQETYFKSQAEWREEVKKHFEKIKSEGTCIHRLDEELIRRRREELRHALDIREHYERKLERANNLYMELSAIMLQLEVREKELIKREQAVEKKYPGTYKRHPVRPIIHPNTVEKLMKRKGVSHKPGSQTKRPDLLKSEGIPSTEAASNSSPVSGSPKMSTPSGKTRYRSKPRHRRGNSKGSYNDFAGILKNQPAQDDASPPPPPNHSHHPGVPQQHPHGHHSRLHAHGQDIANCANNLRYFGPAAALRSPLSNHAQRRMSGSSPDLISAAMEADCRRSLESEESKADRWECCETDPYNSCLQCREEDSGQVQMSSVETGMSHSQSPAPASLYENAQFIEKLEEEEAFGTAAAALGSPQHGASSVLPCKARPLQKSGDDSSEEEEGEVDSEVEFPRRQRPHRCISSCQSYSTFSSENFSVSDGEEGNTSDHSNSPDELAAKLEDELAEKLEDMLSQTPEIPIEISTQSDGLSDKECAVRRVKTQMSLGKLCADEHSCENPAQFGESDCDSSEGECSDATVRTNKPCSSATW; encoded by the exons ATGCACACTCACGGCATCATGGCCAGCACTCAGGAGCGCCTGAGCTTGTCTTCCTCTCCAAACTCAATGGGCAAAGCTTTCTGTGAAGATAAAGACTTTAGTAGGTTACACGATGAACCTACTGGGAACCACCTGTCCCCCGAGCTCATAGAGGACGTGCGCGAGAAGGGCTTGCTGCAGACGGACCTCATGGAGAACGTGAGCAGCCCGGTGACGGCCGCCGTGCTGACCAGCATCAGCGAGGACTCCAGGGACCAGTTTGAGAACAGCGTGCTGCAGCTGCGGGAGCAGGACGAGTCGGAAACAGCCATTCCTCAGGGCAACAGGAGCGCTATGGACGGGGAGAGCAACGGCGGGGCGGATGACGTTAAAGTCCAGTTCAACCGGTCGGGCAGTGGGAGCGGTGGGTTTCTTGAGGGACTTTTCGGTTGTCTGAGGCCTGTGTGGAACATCATAGGCAAGGCTTACTCCACAGACTACAAACTGCAGCAGCAAG ATACGTGGGAGGTGCCGTTCGAGGAGATCTCGGAGCTGCAGTGGCTGGGCAGCGGCGCGCAGGGAGCCGTGTTCCTGGGCAAGTTCCGCGCCGAGGAGGTGGCCATCAAGAAAGTGAGGGATCAGAATGAAACCGACATCAAGCACCTGCGGAAGCTCAAGCACCCAAACATCATCGCCTTCAA GGGAGTTTGCACGCAAGCCCCGTGCTACTGCATCATCATGGAGTACTGCGCGCACGGGCAGCTCTACGAAGTGCTGCGAGCGGGGCGGAAAGTCACCCCGCGGCTGCTGGTGGACTGGTCCACTGGGATTGCCAGCGGCATGAATTACCTGCACCTTCACAAAATCATCCATCGCGACCTCAAGTCACCAAA TGTTTTAGTTACGCACACAGATGCAGTAAAAATTTCGGATTTTGGTACATCTAAAGAGCTCAGCGATAAAAGTACCAAAATGTCTTTTGCGGGAACTGTGGCTTGGATGGCCCCGGAGGTGATACGCAATGAGCCTGTCTCTGAAAAGGTGGATATCTG GTCATTTGGGGTCGTTTTGTGGGAGTTGCTCACCGGAGAGATTCCATACAAAGATGTGGACTCTTCGGCCATCATTTGGGGAGTGGGCAGCAACAGCCTCCACCTTCCCGTCCCTTCTACCTGCCCCGATGGCTTCAAAATCCTCATGAAGCAGACCTG GCAGAGCAAACCCCGGAACCGTCCCTCTTTCCGGCAGACACTGATGCACCTGGATATCGCATCTGCTGACGTGCTGGCCACTCCTCAGGAAACCTATTTCAAATCCCAG GCTGAATGGAGAGAAGAAGTGAAGAAGCACTTTGAGAAAATTAAAAGTGAAGGAACTTGTATCCACCGGCTAGATGAAGAATTGATTCGGCGTCGAAGAGAAGAGCTGAG ACATGCACTGGATATCCGCGAACACTATGAGAGGAAGCTGGAGCGAGCCAACAACTTGTACATGGAGCTCAGCGCGATCATGCTGCAGCTGGAGGTCCGAGAGAAGGAGCTCATCAA GAGGGAACAAGCAGTGGAAAAGAAATACCCCGGGACTTACAAACGCCACCCGGTCAGACCAATAATCCACCCCAACACAGTGGAGAAGCTGATGAAGAGGAAAGGGGTCTCCCATAAACCAGGCAGCCAGACTAAACG GCCAGATCTGCTCAAGTCAGAGGGCATACCCAGCACAGAAGCAGCATCCAACAGCTCCCCAGTCTCAGGAAGTCCCAAAATGTCGACGCCGAGTGGCAAAACCCGCTACCGCAGCAAGCCCCGCCACCGCCGAGGGAACAGCAAAGGCAGCTACAACGATTTCGCAGGGATCTTGAAAAACCAGCCAGCACAGGACGATGCATCCCCGCCTCCACCTCCTAATCATTCTCATCACCCCGGTGTACCGCAGCAGCATCCCCACGGCCATCACTCGCGGCTCCATGCCCATGGACAAGATATCGCCAACTGCGCAAACAACTTACGGTACTTTGGCCCCGCAGCCGCGCTGCGGAGCCCCCTCAGTAACCACGCGCAGAGGCGGATGTCGGGGTCCAGCCCCGATCTCATCTCCGCCGCCATGGAAGCGGATTGCCGGCGCAGCCTGGAGAGCGAAGAGAGCAAAGCCGATCGTTGGGAGTGTTGTGAAACAGATCCGTACAACTCCTGCCTGCAGTGCAGGGAAGAGGACAGTGGTCAGGTACAGATGTCGTCTGTTGAGACGGGGATGAGCCATTCTCAGTCGCCAGCGCCCGCTTCCCTGTATGAAAACGCGCAGTTCATTgagaagctggaggaggaggaagcgtTTGGCACGGCAGCGGCTGCGCTCGGCTCTCCCCAGCACGGGGCTTCCTCAGTGCTGCCTTGCAAAGCAAGACCCCTTCAAAAG AGCGGTGACGACTCTTCGGAGGAGGAAGAGGGCGAAGTAGACAGTGAAGTGGAGTTTCCTCGTAGGCAAAG ACCTCACCGCTGCATCAGTAGCTGCCAGTCCTACTCAACCTTCAGCTCGGAGAACTTCTCCGTGTCTGATGGAGAGGAGGGGAACACGAGTGACCATTCAAACAGCCCAGATGAGCTGGCGGCCAAGCTGGAAGATGAGCTGGCTGAGAAGCTGGAGGACATGCTGTCCCAGACTCCAGAGATCCCCATTGAAATCTCCACCCAGTCTGACGGGCTTTCAGACAAAGAGTGTGCTGTGCGGAGAGTCAAGACTCAGATGTCTCTGGGCAAGCTTTGTGCGGATGAACACAGCTGCGAG aacCCAGCACAGTTTGGAGAATCAGACTGTGACTCTTCTGAAGGGGAGTGTTCTGATGCCACGGTCAGGACCAATaagccctgcagctctgctaCTTGGTAA